One Calliopsis andreniformis isolate RMS-2024a chromosome 9, iyCalAndr_principal, whole genome shotgun sequence genomic window carries:
- the LOC143183290 gene encoding ornithine aminotransferase, mitochondrial, translating to MQPARLRIVNRKQELGFKRFLSTQELIDRDDKFGGKHFKPLPVVLTRGEGVFLWDNEGKRYLDFLAGFSTVNQGHCHPRLVKVMQEQVGKLTHTSRAFYSEPHGELGEYLTKLLGWDRFLPMNTGVEGGDTAIKVARRWGYRVKKIPKEQATVVFAKGNFWGRSIAALSASTDPNCYTDFGPYVPRFDKVPYNDLKALEQKFKEDPTVCAFMMEPIQGEAGVNIPSDGYLKGVRDLCTKYNVLWIADEVQTGLGRTGKRLAVNYENQRPDILILGKALSGGFYPVSGILADDEIMLCLETGSHGSTFGGSPLGHKVALEAVKVLEEENLAENARKLGEIVRQELQKLPKDIATEFRGRGLLAGLVINKAEGWDVCLKLKEAGLLSRPAHGQILRISPPLTITEEQLREGLNIITTVLKNYK from the exons atgcaGCCAGCTAGATTGAGAATAGTTAATCGAAAACAGGAACTCGGGTTCAAACGATTTCTAAGCACGCAGGAACTCATTGATCGTGACGACAAGTTCGGAGGTAAACATTTTAAGCCTCTTCCGGTGGTTCTTACCAGGGGCGAAGGTGTATTTTTGTGGGACAATGAGGGAAAGCGTTACCTAGACTTCCTGGCAGGTTTCTCTACTGTCAATCAAGGTCACTGTCACCCGCGTTTAGTGAAAGTGATGCAAGAGCAAGTTGGCAAGCTGACCCACACATCCAGAGCTTTTTATTCAGAGCCTCACGGTGAATTGGGCGAATACCTGACCAAGCTTTTAGGATGGGACAGATTTCTGCCCATGAACACTG GAGTTGAAGGTGGAGATACTGCCATCAAGGTGGCTAGGCGTTGGGGATATCGAGTGAAGAAGATACCAAAAGAACAGGCGACAGTTGTCTTTGCAAAGGGAAATTTCTGGGGACGTTCTATTGCTGCATTATCAGCCTCGACGGATCCCAACTGTTACACGGATTTTGGGCCTTATGTGCCACGGTTCGACAAGGTGCCTTACAACGACCTTAAAGCGTTGGAACAGAAATTCAAAGAGGATCCGACGGTTTGTGCTTTCATGATGGAACCGATTCAGGGAGAAGCGGGGGTTAATATACCTAGC GATGGCTACTTAAAAGGAGTACGAGATTTGTGTACCAAGTACAATGTTCTGTGGATCGCTGATGAGGTGCAGACTGGCTTGGGCAGAACAGGAAAACGATTGGCGGTGAACTATGAAAATCAGAGGCCGGATATCCTCATTTTAGGGAAAGCTCTGTCTGGAGGATTTTACCCCGTTTCTGGGATCCTGGCTGACGATGAG ATAATGCTCTGTCTGGAGACTGGCTCACATGGTAGTACTTTTGGCGGAAGTCCACTTGGACACAAGGTTGCCTTAGAGGCGGTGAAAGTTTTGGAAGAGGAAAATCTTGCGGAAAATGCGAGGAAACTTGGAGAAATTGTACGGCAGGAGTTACAAAAGCTTCCAAAAGATATAGCAACAGAATTCCGAGGTCGCGGTTTGTTGGCTGGTCTAGTAATTAACAAAG CTGAAGGTTGGGATGTATGTTTGAAACTGAAGGAAGCAGGTCTGCTAAGCAGACCAGCTCATGGGCAGATATTGAGGATATCCCCGCCGCTTACGATCACGGAGGAACAACTTAgagaaggattgaatattataacTACCGTTCTTAAGAATTACAAATGA
- the LOC143183033 gene encoding methanethiol oxidase: MSKNKDCCSGPGYKSPKAAMLEGPREKLMYVVGIHTDPNKPDVLCTVDVDPESPDYCKIIHKLRMLHVGDELHHSGWNICSSCHGQPRKRNILVLPCFMSDRVYFIDTTNARAPSIKKVLEPEEIHSHGVTTLHTSHCAPSGEIMISTLGKPNGDAQGEFLCIDAESLEVKGTWTVGEKKAKFGYDFWYQPYHDTLVSSEWGLPKAFQKGYDASSSSNPDVYGRSLNFYSWSEKKLKQVVNLGDDGIAPLEVRFLHDPKASEGFVGCAVTSTIYRFYKPPKSLEWHVEKVIQVPPKQVEGWLLPQMSGTITDILISLDDKYLYFSNWLHGDIRQYDISDRKHPKLTGQIFLGGSILNDSKVRVLQDEELTEQPSPVYIKGRRLYGSPQMLQLSLDGKRLYVTNSIFKPWDQQFYPEHVKNGSIMAKLDVDTENGGLKLDDQFLVDFGADKDDILLAHEMRYPGGDCTSDIWLAEN, encoded by the exons ATGTCGAAGAACAAAG ATTGTTGCAGTGGCCCTGGCTACAAATCGCCGAAAGCAGCGATGCTAGAGGGTCCTCGAGAAAAACTCATGTATGTTGTCGGTATTCACACGGACCCGAATAAACCAGACGTTTTGTGCACTGTAGACGTGGACCCTGAAAGTCCCGATTACTGCAAG ATTATTCATAAACTGCGAATGCTTCACGTTGGCGATGAGCTACATCATTCTGGTTGGAACATTTGTAGTAGCTGTCATGGCCAGCCACGAAAACGGAACATTTTGGTTCTTCCGTGCTTCATGTCCGACCGCGTTTACTTTATCGATACGACGAACGCACGAGCACCGTCTATAAAAAAG GTACTGGAGCCAGAAGAGATACACAGTCATGGAGTCACCACTttgcatactagccattgcgcgCCTAGTGGAGAAATTATGATTTCTACTTTGGGTAAACCGAACGGCGATGCCCAGGGCGAGTTCCTTTGCATCGATGCTGAATCGTTGGAGGTGAAGGGCACGTggacagtaggcgagaaaaaggCAAAATTCGGTTATGATTTCTGGTACCAGCCATATCATGATACTCTCGTTTCTAGTGAATGGGGTTTGCCAAAAGCCTTTCAAAAAGGCTATGACGCTTCAAGCAGTTCTAATCCCG ATGTTTATGGCAGAAGTTTGAATTTCTACTCGTGGAGCGAAAAGAAGTTGAAACAAGTGGTAAACTTGGGCGATGATGGAATTGCACCGCTCGAAGTAAGGTTCCTTCATGACCCAAAAGCGAGTGAGGGATTCGTTGGTTGTGCGGTCACTTCAACTATTTACAGATTTTACAAGCCTCCAAAGAGTTTAGAATGGCATGTCGAAAAAGTTATCCAAGTTCCTCCTAAACAAGTCGAGGGTTGGCTTTTGCCGCAAATGTCAG GAACGATAACTGATATTTTGATCAGTCTTGACGACAAGTATCTCTATTTCTCCAACTGGCTTCACGGAGACATTAGACAATATGATATTTCTGATAGGAAGCATCCAAAATTGACTGGTCAGATTTTCCTCGGTGGTTCAATTTTAAATGACTCTAAGGTTCGTGTGCTACAAGATGAGGAGCTGACCGAACAACCGAGTCCTGTTTACATAAAAGGTCGTCGACTTTACGGTTCACCCCAGATGCTTCAATTAAGTCTTGATGGAAAACGTTTATACGTGACTAATTCCATTTTCAAACCGTGGGACCAACAATTCTACCCTGAGCATGTCAA GAACGGGTCGATTATGGCAAAATTAGATGTAGACACAGAAAATGGCGGCTTAAAACTCGATGATCAATTTTTAGTAGATTTTGGTGCAGATAAAGATGATATTTTACTTGCACACGAAATGCG cTATCCGGGAGGCGATTGTACATCTGATATATGGCTAGCGGAGAATTAA
- the LOC143183863 gene encoding uncharacterized protein LOC143183863: MFIVTKEIDSENIGKLCRTCLREDGDKMVCLFVGPAGSSLAAKLRSLSCLEVWQGDGLPEKMCDRCVTRAESALLYREQCRAADRALRQAALKVSSLTSYSTVPGCKLYQQNQGFVPIQNSHKPLKCIECGAVFSSYQELCTHSRLHLPFIQDNIPMQHMHIVESQNPYLNFNFSHLSSNLTSDNVQNTQLSPLIRSNMMQMIPTNGEDPSRAACALHCSLCNHTFTNRTQLISHNMAHSTENIEISCDNENIDICDNSNQVPQNLSYERSINSVENSIQNLSYQRSTTTDNNEIQNLNFSENIDLEEVQSNSPQRVSNSFAKSLERTDNREDINRYRLCLPNLNYKQQIEEENSEDVHSKKYKCEICLRLFSQKSKLVTHQLSHSGQQPFKCHTCEKAYSSKSKLNAHLRLHTKTNVHQCKICDKVFSYPSYLQEHLKSHNQDSNARNEDKNFECITCKKRFRLLKNLRVHERLHTGKGLLQCEICDKRFSQSYNLKVHVRTHKATKLHKCEYCNKCFVQKGNLVEHLRIHTKVKPFECKVCGKCFSQSSHLKNHEASHTSLRQHQCRLCGKRFKLANHLKRHLSLHTGAKAYKCNKCNQLFSQAFSLTRHLKRHESHL; encoded by the exons ATGTTTATTGTTACTAAAGAAATAGACAGCGAAAATATCGGCAAATTATGTCGTACATGTTTAAGAGAGGATGGCGATAAAATGGTTTGTTTGTTCGTGGGACCAGCAGGATCCTCTCTTGCTGCAAAGCTGAGATCTCTCTCGTGCTTAGAA GTTTGGCAAGGTGATGGTCTTCCAGAAAAAATGTGTGATCGTTGTGTAACCAGAGCAGAATCTGCCTTATTATATAGAGAACAATGTCGTGCAGCAGATAGGGCACTGAGGCAAGCTGCTTTAAAG GTGTCTAGTTTAACATCGTATTCAACAGTTCCTGGATGTAAATTATATCAGCAGAACCAAGGCTTTGTACCAATTCAGAATTCTCATAAACCCCTTAAATGCATAGAATGCGGAGCTGTATTTTCCAGTTATCAAGAACTATGCACTCATAGCAGACTGCATTTGCCTTTCATACAGGACAACATACCTATGCAACATATGCACATAGTTGAATCTCAAAATCCTTATCTTAATTTCAATTTCAGTCACTTGAGTTCAAATTTAACTAGTGATAATGTTCAAAATACACAGTTATCCCCTCTGATTCGATCAAACATGATGCAAATGATTCCAACGAATGGAGAAGATCCTAGTCGTGCTGCTTGTGCTCTACACTGTTCATTATGCAATCATACTTTCACTAATAGAACTCAGTTAATAAGTCATAACATGGCACACAGCAcagaaaatatagaaatatctTGTGACAATGAAAATATAGATATCTGTGATAATTCCAATCAAGTACCTCAGAATTTAAGCTATGAAAGATCCATCAACTCTGTAGAGAACTCTATTCAGAATCTATCTTATCAGCGTTCCACGACGACTGATAACAACGAGATACAAAATTTAAACTTTTCTGAGAACATAGATTTAGAAGAAGTTCAAAGTAACAGTCCCCAACGTGTATCAAATTCATTTGCAAAGAGTCTGGAGCGTACAGATAACAGAGAAGATATTAATAGATATCGTCTATGTCTTCCGAACCTCAACTACAAACAACAAATTGAAGAAGAAAATTCAGAAGACGTGCATTCTAAGAAGTACAAATGCGAAATATGCCTAAGATTATTTTCTCAGAAATCGAAGTTAGTAACACATCAGTTATCGCATTCTGGCCAACAACCATTTAAGTGCCACACATGTGAGAAAGCTTACTCTTCCAAGAGCAAATTAAACGCGCATTTGCGTTTGCATACGAAAACCAATGTACATCAATGCAAAATATGCGATAAAGTATTCTCTTATCCGTCATATCTCCAGGAACATTTAAAAAGTCATAATCAAGATTCCAacgcgagaaatgaggataaaaATTTTGAATGTATTACGTGTAAAAAAAGATTCCGCCTCTTAAAGAATCTTAGAGTTCATGAGAGGCTTCACACAGGGAAAGGTTTGCTGCAATGCGAGATATGTGACAAAAGATTCAGTCAAAGCTATAATTTAAAGGTTCACGTGCGAACGCACAAAGCAACTAAGTTACATAAGTGCGAGTATTGTAATAAATGTTTCGTTCAGAAGGGCAATTTGGTAGAACACCTGCGAATTCACACCAAAGTGAAACCCTTCGAATGCAAAGTATGCGGAAAATGTTTTTCACAGTCGAGTCACTTGAAGAATCACGAAGCCTCGCACACGTCTCTCAGACAACACCAATGTCGATTATGCGGGAAACGATTCAAATTAGCAAATCACCTAAAGAGACATTTATCTCTGCATACTGGCGCTAAAGCATACAAATGTAACAAGTGTAATCAGCTGTTCTCCCAGGCATTTAGTCTAACGAGGCATTTAAAAAGACATGAATCACACTTATAA
- the LOC143183867 gene encoding uncharacterized protein LOC143183867 yields the protein MSEENYDEIRKRNIAERNAIFAEFFKDIKKQAEEAKSIEKKYKNVDDLENEPPRKRRRTVSNSTGDKSVRYNNVHVDFRRNYNTRSKTKNLDKNDSDVSKYKKGELEDDLEKPRRRKLRVLFPWAKPFQRSIDLMKMGVCDVDEKEEEEYDDDDDDDDDDDDDSYGSGRKRKGYKVAKSEYDPENIPSVDEITEDMLENVAEKSSLKQYCKIRGTSCHQCRQKTLDTKTVCRSGECIGIRGQFCGPCLRGRYGESAIEALKDPNWACPPCRGLCNCSICRTRSGLRPTGILAPMAQEEGYSSVMDYLQSTETDDT from the exons atgagtgaagagaattatgACGAGATTCGAAAAAGAAATATTGCTGAAAGAAATGCTATC TTTGCCGAATTTTTCAAAGATATAAAAAAACAGGCAGAAGAAGCTAAATCAAtagaaaagaaatataaaaatgtgGATGATTTGGAGAATGAACCACCGAGAAAAAGACGTAGAACTGTTTCTAATTCCACAGGTGACAAAAGTGTGAGATACAATAATGTACACGTCGATTTTCGCAGAAACTATAACACGCGAAGTAAAACCAAAAATTTAGATAAAAATGATTCCGATGtttcaaaatacaaaaaaggagaATTAGAGGATGATTTAGAAAAGCCCAGAAGACGTAAATTGCGTGTTTTGTTTCCTTGGGCAAAACCTTTCCAAAGATCAATTGATCTTATGAAAATGGGAGTTTGTGATGTGGAtgagaaagaagaagaagagtatgatgatgatgatgatgatgatgatgatgatgatgatgattcttatggttctgGAAGGAAAAGAAAAGGTTACAAAGTAGCTAAATCTGAGTACGATCCAGAAAACATACCATCTGTTGATGAAATTACAGAAGACATGTTAGAAAATGTAGCAGAAAAAAGTTCACTGAAACAATATTGTAAAATTAGAGGAACATCTTGTCATCAGTGTAGACAGAAAACCTTAGATACAAAAACAGTATGTCGATCAGGAGAATGTATAGGAATTAGAGGACAATTCTGTGGACCTTGTTTAAGAGGAAGATATGGTGAAAGTGCTATTGAAGCATTAAAAGATCCT AACTGGGCATGTCCGCCTTGTCGAGGTTTATGTAACTGTAGCATATGTCGAACTAGAAGTGGCTTACGTCCTACAGGAATCTTAGCACCTATGGCACAAGAAGAAGGATATTCATCTGTTATGGATTACCTCCAATCCACTGAGACTGATGACACATGA
- the LOC143183866 gene encoding ornithine aminotransferase, mitochondrial — MWDVEGKRYFDFLSAYSAVNQGHCHPRIYKALIDQAKVLTLTSRAFYSDVLGEFEEYITNLFGYDKWLPMNTGVEGGETACKLARKWGYTCKNIPQYQAKIIFVEGNFWGRTMSAVSSSTDPSSYGGFGPFMPGFELIPYNDLAALDKALADPNVCAFMVEPIQGEAGVVVPKDGYLKGVRELCSKHNVLWIADEVQTGLARTGKRLAVDYENVKPDILILGKALSGGFYPVSGILANDPVMLAIKPGEHGSTYGGNPLGCKIALEAIRVLEEEKLAENAYKLGNILREELRKLPEDVVSLVRGKGLLNAIVINEKFDAMKICLKLKDAGLLAKPTHGHIIRLAPPLVITEPQIQECADIIVKTIIDYVK; from the exons ATGTGGGATGTCGAAGGGAAACGATACTTTGATTTCCTTAGCGCTTACTCCGCTGTCAATCAAGGACACTGTCATCCTAGAATTTACAAGGCTTTGATTGACCAGGCTAAGGTCCTGACGTTGACCTCGAGGGCCTTTTATTCCGATGTTTTGGGCGAGTTTGAGGAATACATCACAAACCTTTTCGG CTATGACAAGTGGCTACCCATGAACACTGGGGTGGAGGGTGGTGAGACCGCGTGCAAACTAGCGCGTAAATGGGGTTACACATGCAAGAATATACCGCAGTATCAGGCGAAAATCATCTTCGTAGAGGGCAATTTCTGGGGAAGAACCATGAGCGCTGTATCTTCGAGCACGGATCCGAGTAGCTACGGTGGCTTCGGGCCTTTCATGCCTGGCTTCGAGCTCATTCCTTACAATGATCTTGCAGCACTTGATAAGGCCCTGGCTGACCCTAATGTTTGCGCTTTCATGGTGGAGCCCATACAAGGCGAAGCTGGCGTAGTAGTGCCAAAG GACGGTTACTTGAAAGGAGTTAGAGAGCTGTGTAGTAAGCACAACGTTCTCTGGATAGCGGATGAGGTGCAAACTGGCTTGGCTAGAACTGGAAAACGATTGGCGGTAGATTATGAGAACGTGAAACCAGATATCCTGATATTGGGAAAAGCTCTTTCGGGTGGTTTCTACCCAGTTTCCGGCATACTAGCTAATGATCCCGTGATGTTGGCCATAAAACCAGGCGAACATGGTTCCACTTACGGTGGCAACCCTCTGGGATGCAAGATTGCTTTAGAAGCTATTCGAGTTCTCGAAGAGGAAAAATTGGCAGAAAATGCGTACAAGCTAGGTAATATTTTGAGAGAAGAACTAAGAAAACTACCGGAGGACGTCGTCAGTTTGGTCAGAGGCAAGGGATTGCTCAACGCTATCGTTATTAACGAGAAATTCGATGCTATGAAAATCTGTCTGAAACTGAAGGATGCAGGTTTGCTCGCAAAACCAACGCATGGGCATATCATCAGATTGGCGCCGCCGTTAGTTATCACCGAGCCGCAAATACAAGAATGTGCAGATATCATCGTTAAAACTATTATTGATTATGTAAAATAA